The following are encoded in a window of Methanococcus voltae genomic DNA:
- the mcrB gene encoding coenzyme-B sulfoethylthiotransferase subunit beta, giving the protein MVKYEDKICLFDAKGNQVAEDVPLEAISPLNNPTIMGMVKNIKRTVAVNLAGVEDSLAKGKIGGKGCQVPGRAIELDVVSDAEAIADKVKSILQVSAGDDTEVKLINGGKQMAVQVPTKRLDVAAEYSVSMLATGMALKEAIITNFNVDMFDGSTVHSAIMGQYPQDMDYAGGNIASLLGAPSKLEGLGYALRNIPVNHAVATTKKSLMNAIAFSSVLEQTAMFEMGDAVGSFERQHLLGLAYQGLNANNLVIELVKANANGTVGSVVNSIIEKAIADGVIVVDKTLGSGFNMYKPADVNKWNAYAAAGLVAAVMVNCGAARAAQNVASTILYYNDIIEYETGLPGVDYGRSMGTAVGFSFFSHSIYGGGGPGIFNGNHVVTRHSKGFAIPPVCAAMCMDAGTQMFSPEKTSALVGTVYSAFDEFREPLKYVIEGALEVQDKL; this is encoded by the coding sequence ATGGTAAAGTATGAAGATAAGATATGTCTATTTGATGCGAAAGGAAACCAAGTAGCAGAAGATGTACCATTGGAAGCTATCAGCCCATTAAATAACCCAACTATAATGGGGATGGTTAAGAACATTAAAAGAACCGTGGCGGTTAACTTAGCTGGTGTTGAAGATTCATTGGCTAAAGGTAAAATCGGCGGTAAAGGTTGCCAGGTTCCTGGTAGAGCTATAGAGTTAGACGTTGTAAGTGATGCGGAAGCTATCGCTGACAAAGTAAAAAGCATATTACAAGTATCAGCTGGTGATGATACCGAAGTTAAGTTAATTAACGGCGGTAAACAAATGGCTGTGCAAGTACCTACAAAAAGATTAGATGTTGCTGCAGAATACTCAGTATCAATGTTAGCTACAGGTATGGCTTTAAAAGAAGCTATTATCACTAACTTCAACGTTGATATGTTTGACGGTTCAACAGTACACTCAGCTATCATGGGTCAATATCCACAAGATATGGACTACGCTGGTGGAAACATTGCATCATTATTAGGTGCTCCATCAAAATTAGAAGGTTTAGGATACGCTTTAAGAAATATCCCTGTAAACCACGCAGTAGCTACAACTAAAAAGAGCTTAATGAACGCTATCGCATTCTCATCAGTTTTAGAACAAACAGCTATGTTCGAAATGGGAGATGCAGTTGGTTCATTTGAAAGACAGCACTTATTAGGTTTAGCTTACCAAGGATTAAACGCTAACAACTTAGTGATTGAATTAGTTAAAGCTAATGCAAACGGTACAGTTGGTTCAGTTGTTAACAGTATCATTGAAAAAGCAATCGCAGATGGCGTTATTGTTGTAGACAAAACCTTAGGTTCAGGATTCAACATGTACAAACCTGCTGATGTAAACAAATGGAACGCATACGCTGCTGCTGGTTTAGTTGCTGCAGTTATGGTTAACTGTGGTGCTGCTAGAGCTGCACAAAACGTTGCTTCAACTATTTTATACTACAACGACATTATTGAGTACGAAACTGGTTTACCTGGTGTAGATTACGGTAGATCAATGGGTACTGCAGTAGGATTCTCATTCTTCTCACACTCTATTTACGGTGGTGGAGGACCAGGTATCTTCAACGGTAACCACGTTGTAACAAGACACTCAAAAGGATTTGCTATACCTCCTGTATGTGCAGCTATGTGTATGGACGCTGGTACACAGATGTTCTCACCTGAAAAAACTTCAGCATTAGTTGGTACAGTATACTCAGCATTTGATGAATTCAGAGAACCTTTAAAATACGTAATTGAAGGTGCTTTAGAAGTTCAAGATAAACTCTAA
- the mcrD gene encoding methyl-coenzyme M reductase operon protein D, producing MIEIEVFPHRFLKATTTEKFLNSAYKLETVQRVILHGESLPQKVGYGPAKGAPVNHSERKLINVNGVEVQLTLQVGRFWILLDNENELSKIDEICNELFPFGYRVSEGRFIKDSPTVTDYLKYGESFVNSIDKRMLGVTDPRSRFENSVSLIPKSEKGE from the coding sequence ATGATTGAAATTGAAGTCTTTCCACATAGGTTCTTAAAAGCCACTACTACGGAAAAATTCCTAAATAGTGCTTATAAGTTAGAAACCGTTCAAAGAGTAATACTACATGGCGAATCCTTACCTCAAAAAGTTGGTTATGGACCTGCAAAAGGGGCACCCGTTAATCACAGTGAGAGGAAACTCATCAATGTGAATGGTGTCGAAGTTCAATTAACCTTACAAGTAGGTAGATTTTGGATATTATTAGACAATGAAAATGAATTGTCTAAAATTGATGAAATTTGTAATGAATTATTCCCATTCGGATACAGAGTATCAGAAGGAAGATTTATAAAAGATTCACCAACAGTTACTGACTACTTGAAATACGGTGAAAGTTTCGTAAATAGCATTGATAAAAGAATGCTTGGTGTTACAGACCCAAGAAGTAGATTTGAGAACTCCGTTTCACTTATTCCTAAAAGCGAAAAGGGTGAATAA
- the mcrC gene encoding methyl-coenzyme M reductase I operon protein C has translation MPVGRREQIVDCRAVMGLGQGGGLAQRGTFAEGLKNDVVVVAMSPGRRHITKPVCEITYGIRESGIQTSVLVLNAGSGLPADAPNSLGSTFGLKPEEVEQVNRHKLCVIHFGNVKSHVVYKARLFLRHVNIPTIVVCQTPIDMEDFAKIGIKTADVIPVEPKTKGTIVEIVTGVVRGESSPQSKIDEIIEKIKKHLK, from the coding sequence TTGCCAGTAGGTAGGAGAGAGCAGATTGTTGACTGTAGAGCTGTAATGGGATTAGGCCAAGGTGGCGGATTAGCTCAGAGAGGAACCTTTGCTGAAGGTCTAAAAAATGATGTTGTAGTAGTTGCAATGTCACCCGGCAGACGACATATCACAAAACCTGTTTGCGAAATTACCTATGGAATCAGAGAATCTGGTATTCAAACAAGTGTACTTGTACTAAATGCAGGTAGCGGACTTCCAGCAGATGCACCAAATAGTTTAGGTTCAACTTTTGGTTTAAAACCTGAGGAAGTAGAGCAAGTAAATAGGCATAAATTATGCGTTATTCACTTTGGAAACGTTAAAAGCCACGTTGTTTATAAAGCAAGGTTGTTTTTAAGACACGTTAACATACCTACGATAGTTGTTTGCCAGACACCTATTGATATGGAAGACTTTGCTAAAATCGGAATTAAAACTGCTGATGTAATCCCAGTAGAACCTAAAACTAAAGGAACTATTGTTGAAATAGTTACTGGAGTTGTAAGAGGAGAATCATCACCACAATCTAAAATTGATGAAATTATTGAAAAAATAAAAAAACACTTGAAATAA
- the mcrG gene encoding coenzyme-B sulfoethylthiotransferase subunit gamma: MAYKPQFYPGATKVAENRRNHINPAFELEKLREIPDEDVVKIMGHRQPGEDYKTVHPPLEEMDLAEDYVRDLVEPISGAKEGHRIRYIQFADSMYFAPSQPYDRSRLYMSRFRGVDCGTLSGRQVVELRESNLEAISKNYLVDTELFDPATTGIRGATVHGHSLRLDENGVMFDALQRYEFDEATGHILYVKDQVGRPLDEPVDVGEPVPQEKLKEITTIYRKDGVAMRDDMEVVEVVKRIHRARTLGGYCPLNEIFDAYL; encoded by the coding sequence ATGGCATACAAGCCTCAGTTCTACCCTGGTGCAACAAAAGTTGCTGAGAACAGAAGAAATCACATTAACCCAGCGTTTGAATTGGAAAAATTAAGAGAAATTCCAGATGAAGATGTTGTTAAAATAATGGGTCACAGACAACCAGGTGAAGATTACAAAACCGTTCACCCACCTTTAGAAGAAATGGACTTAGCTGAAGACTACGTAAGAGATTTAGTAGAACCTATCAGCGGTGCAAAAGAAGGACACAGAATTAGATACATTCAGTTTGCAGACTCAATGTACTTTGCTCCATCACAACCATACGACAGATCAAGACTCTACATGTCAAGATTTAGAGGAGTAGATTGTGGTACATTATCAGGAAGACAAGTTGTTGAGTTAAGAGAAAGCAACTTGGAAGCTATCTCTAAAAACTACTTAGTTGACACAGAGTTATTTGACCCTGCTACAACAGGTATTAGAGGAGCTACTGTACACGGGCACTCATTAAGATTAGATGAAAACGGAGTAATGTTCGATGCATTACAAAGATACGAGTTTGACGAAGCAACAGGACACATATTATATGTTAAAGACCAGGTTGGAAGACCATTGGACGAACCTGTTGATGTAGGAGAACCAGTACCTCAAGAAAAATTAAAAGAAATTACAACAATCTACAGAAAAGATGGCGTTGCTATGAGAGACGACATGGAAGTTGTAGAAGTTGTTAAAAGAATACACAGAGCAAGAACACTTGGTGGATACTGTCCACTCAATGAAATCTTCGACGCATACTTATAA
- the mcrA gene encoding coenzyme-B sulfoethylthiotransferase subunit alpha: MEAEKRLFLKALKEKFEEDPKEKFTKFYTYGGWQQSERKKEFFAENERIVAEKRDGIPMYNPDIGVPLGQRKLMPYKVSNTDSYVEGDDLHFMNNAAIQQLWDDIRRTVIVGMDTAHMVLEKRLGVEVTPETINEYMHTINHSLPGGAVVQEHMVEVHPSLAWDCYAKIFTGDDELADELDDRFVININKLFPEEQAEELKAAIGKKTYQVSRVPSLVGRVCDGGTISRWSAMQIGMSFITAYKLCAGEAAIADFSYAAKHADVIQMGNALPGRRARGPNEPGGVRFGILSDVVQTTRVSDDPVEQSLEVVATGAALYDQIWLGSYMSGGVGFTQYATASYTDDILDDFSYYGLDYVEKKYGRCGTKATMDVVEDIASEVTLYALEQYDEYPALLEDHFGGSQRAAVAAAAAGISTCMATGNSNAGVNGWYLSQILHKEYHSRLGFYGYDLQDQCGASNSLAIRNDEASPLELRGPNYPNYAMNVGHQGEYAGIAQSAHSARGDAFATNALIKVAFADPSLVFDFTKPRKEMARGALREFEAAGERDAILPAKI, translated from the coding sequence ATGGAAGCTGAAAAAAGATTATTCTTAAAAGCATTAAAAGAAAAGTTTGAAGAAGACCCTAAAGAAAAATTCACCAAGTTCTATACATACGGTGGATGGCAACAATCAGAAAGGAAGAAAGAATTCTTTGCAGAAAACGAAAGAATTGTTGCTGAGAAAAGGGACGGAATTCCTATGTACAACCCAGATATTGGTGTACCTTTAGGACAAAGAAAATTAATGCCTTACAAAGTTTCAAACACTGATTCATATGTAGAAGGCGATGACTTACACTTTATGAACAACGCTGCAATCCAGCAATTATGGGACGATATCAGAAGAACTGTTATCGTAGGTATGGATACAGCTCACATGGTTCTTGAAAAAAGATTGGGTGTAGAAGTAACTCCTGAAACAATCAACGAGTACATGCACACAATTAACCACTCACTCCCAGGGGGAGCTGTTGTTCAAGAGCACATGGTAGAAGTTCACCCTTCATTAGCTTGGGACTGTTATGCTAAGATATTCACCGGTGACGATGAATTAGCTGACGAATTAGACGACAGATTTGTAATCAACATTAACAAATTGTTCCCTGAAGAACAAGCTGAAGAATTAAAAGCTGCTATCGGTAAAAAAACATACCAGGTATCAAGAGTACCTTCACTCGTTGGTAGAGTATGTGATGGTGGTACCATCTCAAGATGGTCTGCAATGCAAATTGGTATGTCTTTCATTACAGCATACAAATTATGTGCTGGGGAAGCTGCAATTGCTGATTTCTCATACGCTGCTAAGCACGCTGACGTTATTCAGATGGGTAATGCTTTACCTGGAAGAAGAGCAAGAGGTCCAAACGAACCTGGTGGAGTTAGATTCGGTATCTTATCAGATGTTGTACAAACAACAAGAGTTAGCGACGACCCTGTTGAGCAATCATTAGAGGTAGTTGCAACTGGTGCTGCTTTATACGACCAAATCTGGCTTGGTTCATACATGTCTGGTGGTGTAGGATTCACACAATATGCTACAGCATCATACACAGATGACATCTTAGATGACTTCTCATACTACGGATTAGACTACGTAGAGAAAAAATACGGAAGATGCGGAACAAAAGCTACAATGGATGTAGTTGAAGATATCGCTTCAGAAGTTACACTCTATGCATTAGAACAATACGATGAATACCCAGCATTATTAGAAGACCACTTCGGTGGCTCACAAAGAGCTGCTGTTGCTGCTGCTGCAGCTGGTATTTCAACATGTATGGCAACCGGTAACTCAAACGCTGGTGTTAACGGCTGGTACTTATCACAAATATTACACAAAGAATACCACAGCAGACTTGGATTCTACGGTTATGACTTACAAGACCAATGTGGTGCTTCAAACTCCTTAGCAATAAGAAACGACGAAGCTTCACCATTGGAATTAAGAGGTCCTAACTACCCTAACTATGCAATGAACGTAGGTCACCAAGGTGAATACGCTGGTATTGCACAGTCTGCACACTCAGCTAGAGGAGACGCATTCGCAACAAACGCATTAATTAAAGTTGCATTTGCTGACCCTTCATTAGTATTCGACTTCACTAAGCCAAGAAAAGAAATGGCTAGAGGTGCTTTGAGAGAATTCGAAGCTGCTGGTGAAAGAGACGCTATATTACCTGCTAAAATTTAA
- the mtrE gene encoding tetrahydromethanopterin S-methyltransferase subunit E: MDPTLLTLGALALAGAAATVSGCAEDLESDVGSQSNPNSQVQLGPQMGNIHRYFNKAISGEPVSYGLYVAVAGAVAWALMNAGYNPILGLIVGSGVGAITHGAYSLSAYLGRIVGQSKNFNQPVYMDVISTHMGPMMGHGFIAIFTMLLAAYLATLALGNPFPLPLVALIFGITVGAIGSSTGDVHYGAEREYQKYAFGGGIPVANQGDIDIKAETGIRNGLDSSYFCSRLGGPLTGLCFGLIIFLDGWRTVTGNIIGDIMGADLVIKALLAIILGVLIVIATAIVNRKVEVYARNKYGPYK, translated from the coding sequence ATGGATCCAACATTATTAACCCTTGGAGCCTTAGCCTTGGCAGGTGCTGCGGCAACTGTTTCAGGTTGTGCGGAAGACTTAGAATCAGATGTAGGTTCACAGTCAAACCCTAACTCTCAGGTGCAATTAGGTCCCCAAATGGGTAACATACACAGATATTTCAACAAAGCTATCTCCGGTGAACCTGTATCCTACGGTTTATACGTAGCGGTTGCAGGAGCTGTAGCATGGGCTTTAATGAATGCAGGATACAATCCAATCTTAGGTTTAATAGTAGGTTCAGGAGTAGGTGCAATTACTCACGGTGCATACTCATTAAGCGCATACTTAGGTAGGATTGTTGGTCAGTCCAAAAACTTCAACCAACCAGTTTATATGGACGTTATAAGTACACACATGGGTCCTATGATGGGACACGGTTTTATAGCAATTTTCACTATGTTATTAGCAGCTTACTTAGCTACATTAGCATTAGGTAATCCATTCCCATTGCCATTGGTAGCTTTAATCTTCGGTATCACAGTTGGTGCTATCGGTTCATCAACCGGGGATGTCCACTATGGTGCTGAAAGAGAATACCAAAAATACGCTTTCGGTGGTGGTATTCCTGTTGCTAACCAAGGTGACATTGATATTAAAGCAGAAACTGGTATTAGAAATGGTTTAGATTCATCATACTTCTGTTCAAGACTCGGAGGTCCATTAACCGGTCTCTGTTTCGGTTTAATTATCTTCTTAGATGGCTGGAGAACCGTTACAGGAAATATTATCGGCGATATAATGGGTGCAGACCTCGTTATCAAAGCTTTACTTGCAATTATATTAGGTGTTTTAATCGTAATTGCTACTGCAATTGTTAACAGAAAAGTAGAAGTATATGCAAGAAACAAGTACGGGCCATACAAATAA
- the mtrD gene encoding tetrahydromethanopterin S-methyltransferase subunit D, with the protein MDISSIILPLVEITLAGAIINASVHFVPVGGAPAAMATSTGVGTGTTQLAAGAGFTGLLAAAGMAAQPGIIASNPLHALLIMLSGAVGAMIMLGLTMLIGQLIYVYGVGIVPAADKCDIDPITKDPQSAFITPGTTGHGIPTVCFVSGLIGAALGGIGGGMAYVGLLGLGFTIPAIAGVLAVGFFFMNAVLASYNIGGTIEGFHDPKFKKMPNGVIASTVSSLVAALILVGMSMGL; encoded by the coding sequence ATGGATATTTCAAGTATTATATTACCTCTTGTTGAAATCACCCTTGCAGGAGCAATTATCAACGCAAGTGTTCACTTTGTTCCAGTAGGTGGTGCACCAGCTGCGATGGCTACTTCAACTGGGGTAGGTACCGGTACAACACAGTTGGCTGCAGGTGCAGGTTTCACAGGTTTATTAGCAGCAGCAGGAATGGCTGCACAACCTGGCATAATAGCTAGCAATCCACTTCACGCACTTTTGATTATGTTATCAGGTGCTGTTGGTGCTATGATTATGTTAGGATTAACCATGTTAATAGGTCAGTTAATTTACGTTTACGGTGTTGGTATTGTACCAGCAGCAGATAAATGTGATATTGACCCCATCACAAAAGACCCACAAAGTGCATTTATCACTCCAGGTACAACTGGACACGGTATTCCAACAGTATGTTTCGTTAGTGGACTAATCGGAGCAGCTTTAGGAGGAATCGGTGGAGGAATGGCTTATGTAGGTCTTTTAGGATTAGGATTTACAATACCTGCAATTGCGGGAGTATTAGCAGTAGGATTCTTCTTTATGAATGCAGTTCTTGCTTCATATAACATTGGTGGTACCATTGAAGGTTTCCACGACCCTAAATTTAAGAAAATGCCTAACGGAGTTATTGCTTCAACAGTGTCATCATTAGTTGCAGCTTTAATATTAGTTGGAATGTCAATGGGACTTTAA
- the mtrC gene encoding tetrahydromethanopterin S-methyltransferase subunit MtrC translates to MSHGGGGHAAELFPETQVLGIGLVLALIGMYIANFLPEYAMLIGGALTVPACVAGANTTRKVAAYGLGTGVPSIGMVSLGMGTISALAAVYLPVALGIDSMATPIIAVIVSLLIGAIVGKLTQNPVGMKVPIIVSSMIKLSLMGALSILGFCTAFAGGFSAKVFIPGAIETGMIGLAFIAAGIAILHPFNACLGPNESHRRTMYLAIACGLLAWLVFAISKLDAISVVISAVLWVATYAMFVKMSLNDASDVLYTPELPKKEE, encoded by the coding sequence ATGTCACATGGTGGCGGAGGACACGCAGCAGAACTATTTCCTGAAACTCAAGTTCTAGGGATTGGTCTTGTACTAGCATTAATCGGAATGTATATTGCAAACTTTCTTCCAGAATATGCAATGTTAATAGGCGGAGCATTAACTGTTCCAGCGTGTGTAGCGGGAGCTAACACAACAAGAAAAGTAGCGGCATATGGTTTAGGTACTGGGGTTCCTTCAATTGGTATGGTAAGTTTAGGTATGGGTACAATATCAGCACTCGCAGCTGTATATTTACCAGTAGCTTTAGGAATCGACTCAATGGCAACACCAATAATTGCTGTTATCGTATCATTATTAATCGGTGCAATCGTAGGTAAATTAACACAAAACCCGGTAGGTATGAAAGTGCCTATTATTGTATCAAGTATGATAAAATTATCATTAATGGGTGCTTTATCAATTTTGGGATTCTGTACTGCTTTTGCAGGCGGATTTTCAGCAAAAGTATTCATTCCGGGTGCAATAGAAACAGGAATGATTGGTTTAGCATTTATTGCAGCAGGTATTGCAATTTTACACCCATTCAACGCATGTTTAGGACCTAACGAAAGTCACAGAAGAACAATGTACCTTGCAATTGCTTGTGGTTTATTAGCATGGTTAGTATTCGCAATTTCAAAATTAGATGCAATATCAGTTGTTATTTCAGCAGTTTTATGGGTTGCAACATACGCTATGTTTGTAAAAATGTCTTTGAACGATGCTTCAGATGTTTTATACACACCAGAATTGCCTAAGAAAGAAGAATAA
- a CDS encoding tetrahydromethanopterin S-methyltransferase subunit B, which translates to MEIVKVCPDINVVLDIDSGLIAEMRKDILVTDLKPVSAEIEQLEKLAIALENSLDPRNAPMKSYVGREGTYKIGGLFQGMFFGFWIALSILMLAVFLIIKTDLSLIGL; encoded by the coding sequence ATGGAAATTGTTAAAGTATGTCCTGATATAAACGTAGTATTGGACATCGATTCAGGTTTAATCGCAGAAATGAGAAAAGATATTCTTGTAACTGACTTAAAACCTGTTTCAGCAGAAATAGAACAATTAGAAAAACTTGCGATAGCATTGGAAAATTCATTAGACCCAAGAAACGCACCTATGAAATCATATGTTGGTAGAGAAGGTACGTACAAAATTGGAGGTTTATTCCAAGGAATGTTCTTCGGTTTCTGGATTGCCTTGTCAATTTTAATGCTCGCAGTATTCTTAATCATTAAAACGGATTTAAGCCTAATAGGTCTCTAA
- the mtrA gene encoding tetrahydromethanopterin S-methyltransferase subunit A yields the protein MADKKAPATGWPVANGEYVVGNPESCVAVVTLGSHGLDEAAIEAGAAISGPCHTENLGIEKVIVNYISNPNIRFMVVTGSEVQGHITGQCFKALYENGIGDDGGIIGAKGAIPFMENVGQEPVARFQNQIVELIDMIDSEDKGKIQQTVKDCISKDPGAFEEDAMVIDLEGKAGGAGEEEGSSVKITSPEMAIIESRMRIISKQIEQAAIVNKYNSGYYNGKIQGVAIGLFLSLLIYSMLLI from the coding sequence ATGGCAGATAAAAAAGCCCCTGCAACAGGATGGCCTGTTGCTAATGGTGAATATGTTGTAGGTAATCCTGAAAGCTGTGTAGCTGTTGTTACATTGGGTTCACACGGATTAGATGAAGCAGCTATCGAAGCAGGTGCAGCTATTTCAGGACCTTGCCACACAGAAAACTTGGGTATTGAAAAAGTTATCGTTAACTACATTTCAAATCCAAACATCAGATTTATGGTTGTGACAGGTTCAGAAGTTCAAGGACACATTACAGGACAATGTTTCAAAGCTCTCTATGAAAATGGAATTGGTGACGATGGTGGTATTATCGGCGCTAAAGGAGCTATTCCGTTCATGGAAAACGTTGGACAAGAACCAGTTGCAAGATTCCAAAATCAAATCGTTGAATTAATTGATATGATTGATTCAGAAGATAAAGGAAAAATTCAACAAACAGTTAAAGACTGTATCTCCAAAGACCCTGGTGCATTTGAGGAAGATGCTATGGTTATAGACCTTGAAGGTAAAGCAGGTGGGGCAGGAGAAGAAGAAGGTTCTTCAGTTAAAATAACATCTCCTGAAATGGCAATAATTGAATCAAGAATGAGAATAATCTCAAAACAAATTGAACAAGCTGCAATTGTTAACAAATACAACTCTGGGTATTATAACGGTAAAATCCAAGGTGTTGCAATAGGTTTATTCTTATCACTTCTTATATACAGTATGTTATTAATTTAA
- the mtrA gene encoding tetrahydromethanopterin S-methyltransferase subunit A, with protein sequence MADKKAPATGWPVANGEYVVGNPESCVAVVTLGSHGLDEAAIEAGAAISGPCHTENLGIEKVIVNYISNPNIRFMVVTGSEVQGHITGQCFKALYENGIGDDGGIIGAKGAIPFMENVGQEPVARFQNQIVELIDMIDSEDKGKIQQTVKDCISKDPGASEEDAMVIDLEGKAGEAGEDSGDGFAIEGIPTVSEPDLEYVKKLNESLDYKVGLITRDLGLASGVQSESLTGLLYGTIFALVFVAIPLILKIGL encoded by the coding sequence ATGGCAGATAAAAAAGCCCCTGCAACAGGATGGCCTGTTGCTAATGGTGAATATGTTGTAGGTAATCCTGAAAGCTGTGTAGCTGTTGTTACATTGGGTTCACACGGATTAGATGAAGCAGCTATCGAAGCAGGTGCAGCTATTTCAGGACCTTGCCACACAGAAAACTTGGGTATTGAAAAAGTTATCGTTAACTACATTTCAAATCCAAACATCAGATTTATGGTTGTGACAGGTTCAGAAGTTCAAGGACACATTACAGGACAATGTTTCAAAGCTCTCTATGAAAATGGAATTGGTGACGATGGTGGTATTATCGGCGCTAAAGGAGCTATTCCGTTCATGGAAAACGTTGGACAAGAACCAGTTGCAAGATTCCAAAATCAAATCGTTGAATTAATTGATATGATTGATTCAGAAGATAAAGGAAAAATTCAACAAACAGTTAAAGACTGTATCTCCAAAGACCCTGGTGCATCAGAAGAAGATGCTATGGTTATAGACCTTGAAGGTAAAGCGGGAGAAGCGGGAGAAGATTCAGGCGATGGTTTTGCTATTGAAGGTATTCCTACAGTATCAGAACCAGATCTCGAATATGTAAAAAAATTAAATGAAAGTCTCGACTATAAAGTAGGACTTATCACAAGAGATTTGGGTCTCGCTTCTGGAGTTCAGTCTGAAAGTCTCACCGGTTTATTATATGGTACGATATTTGCGTTAGTATTTGTCGCAATACCATTAATATTAAAAATTGGATTATAA
- the mtrG gene encoding tetrahydromethanopterin S-methyltransferase subunit MtrG, translating to MAEIPTVITPNKEFKELQKKLDEVEDRVERTNAEIFQRTGQKTGRDVGIVLGFAIGTVLLYSLAGALQFFNLIK from the coding sequence ATGGCTGAAATTCCTACAGTAATAACACCAAACAAGGAATTCAAAGAATTACAGAAAAAACTTGACGAAGTTGAAGATAGAGTTGAAAGAACAAATGCTGAAATCTTCCAAAGAACAGGTCAAAAAACAGGAAGAGATGTAGGTATTGTACTTGGTTTCGCAATTGGAACCGTATTATTATACTCATTAGCAGGAGCTTTGCAGTTCTTCAATCTTATAAAATAA
- the mtrH gene encoding tetrahydromethanopterin S-methyltransferase subunit H, translated as MFKFDKEQEIIELAGARFGGQPGECPTALSGTIFYARHKIVEDAKKGIFDKAAAEELINKQAEMQDITGNSALVQVFGGSEEALVNYIDFVADVWDGPMLLDSTSGKARMAAATRATEAGFAGQCVYNSINVSMDEEEFQNLVESDLEASIVLCFDPMDPSVEGKLNVLNNGGKTAETGMLELAEKAGIKHPLIDVAVTPMGNGAGQAVRASFAVKAKLGLPVGSGIHNIPSAWDWLREFRKGLRENDKAQLSKDVHHVCDIGANIVQTMASGDFVLYGPIDNSQLAFPAVAMTDMIIAETAKDLGTTPDEIHPLHKLI; from the coding sequence ATGTTCAAATTCGACAAAGAACAGGAAATTATTGAATTAGCTGGTGCTAGATTTGGAGGACAACCAGGAGAATGTCCTACCGCATTATCAGGTACCATATTTTACGCTAGACACAAAATTGTAGAAGATGCTAAAAAAGGTATCTTCGATAAAGCTGCTGCTGAAGAATTAATCAACAAGCAAGCTGAAATGCAAGATATCACAGGTAATTCCGCATTAGTGCAAGTATTCGGTGGTTCAGAAGAAGCACTCGTTAATTACATTGACTTCGTAGCTGATGTATGGGATGGACCTATGTTATTGGACTCAACATCTGGTAAAGCAAGAATGGCTGCAGCTACAAGAGCTACAGAAGCTGGATTTGCTGGACAATGTGTTTACAACTCAATTAACGTTTCAATGGACGAAGAAGAGTTCCAAAATTTAGTTGAAAGTGATTTGGAAGCTTCAATCGTTTTATGTTTCGACCCAATGGACCCTTCAGTAGAAGGTAAATTAAACGTTTTAAACAACGGTGGTAAAACAGCTGAAACAGGTATGTTAGAACTCGCTGAAAAAGCAGGTATTAAACACCCATTAATTGACGTTGCTGTAACCCCTATGGGTAATGGTGCAGGTCAAGCTGTAAGAGCTTCATTCGCTGTTAAAGCAAAATTAGGTTTACCAGTAGGTAGTGGTATCCACAACATTCCATCAGCATGGGACTGGTTAAGAGAATTCAGAAAAGGATTAAGAGAAAACGACAAAGCACAGTTATCAAAAGACGTACACCACGTGTGCGACATTGGTGCTAACATTGTTCAAACAATGGCTTCAGGAGACTTCGTTCTCTACGGTCCAATTGACAACTCACAATTAGCATTCCCTGCTGTAGCAATGACCGATATGATTATCGCAGAAACAGCTAAGGACTTAGGTACAACACCTGATGAAATACACCCATTACACAAATTAATCTAA